One genomic window of Elaeis guineensis isolate ETL-2024a chromosome 2, EG11, whole genome shotgun sequence includes the following:
- the LOC105042957 gene encoding transcription factor MYBS3: MGRKCSHCGNNGHNSRTCSSPRGVVSNGGLRLFGVQLHVAFPMKKSFSMECLASSSYLASSSPCSSTSSSSSLVSIDETTEKFSNGYLSDGLLGRTPERKKGVPWTEEEHRSFLIGLEKLGKGDWRGISRKFVTTRTPTQVASHAQKYFLRQTSLSKKKRRSSLFDVVASCDRADQVTDSSKFKEPCSSNELHIPTLSLKTTDYEASEIIAVDLNSSEQEAQLPSSLTLMPKSSFCPLSQPKPHVHLSPLNLELSISSARPLD, encoded by the exons ATGGGAAGGAAGTGCTCTCATTGTGGGAACAATGGGCACAACTCAAGGACCTGCAGCAGCCCAAGAGGTGTGGTCAGTAATGGTGGACTGAGGCTGTTTGGGGTGCAGCTTCATGTAGCTTTCCCTATGAAGAAGAGCTTTAGCATGGAATGCTTGGCCTCCTCATCCTATCTTGCTTCTTCATCCCCTTGCTCTTCaacatcatcttcttcttcccttgTTTCTATTGATGAAACCACTGAGAAGTTTTCTAATGGTTATCTTTCTGATGGTCTCCTTGGCAGAACGCCAGAAAGGAAAAAGG GAGTTCCATGGACTGAGGAAGAGCATAGGTCATTTCTAATCGGTCTTGAGAAACTTGGAAAGGGAGATTGGCGAGGCATCTCGCGGAAGTTTGTGACCACAAGGACCCCCACTCAAGTGGCCAGTCATGCTCAGAAATATTTTCTACGGCAGACCAGCCTCAGCAAGAAGAAGCGCCGATCTAGCCTCTTCGATGTG GTTGCAAGTTGTGATCGGGCAGATCAAGTCACTGATTCTTCGAAGTTCAAAGAGCCTTGCAGCTCAAATGAATTGCATATTCCTACTTTGTCTCTGAAGACAACAGATTATGAAGCTTCTGAGATCATTGCAGTTGATCTGAACTCTTCAGAACAAGAAGCCCAGTTGCCTTCTTCCCTCACTCTGATGCCTAAGTCATCTTTTTGTCCATTATCACAGCCAAAGCCTCATGTTCACCTCTCACCACTGAATTTAGAGCTCAGCATTTCCTCAGCAAGGCCCTTGGATTAA